Below is a genomic region from Mycolicibacter hiberniae.
GACAGCGGACTATCTGCGGTTCGAATGCCCGTCGGGCGGCAGCACCTTCTCGGTGGCGCGCGTCGGTGAAGTGCCGGCCGCCGAACAGGTGACCATCTATTTCGAGGTCGATGACGTCGACGAGAACTACCAGCGGTTGCGCGCATCGATCGAGTTCACCCAGGCGCCGGCCGACATGCCGTGGCTGTGGCGGGAAGCCCGGCTGCGCGACCCCGACGGCCACCGGCTGTGCCTGTTCCACGGCGGTGCCGCCCGGCGTGATCCGCCGTGGCGCCTGCCACCGGAGGATTTGCCCTAACACCGCCCCGGCCCCGCGGCATGCGCGCTACCGTCGACC
It encodes:
- a CDS encoding VOC family protein, whose product is MRLNQVTVGSTDLDRAEWFYRLLGLQLIVKTADYLRFECPSGGSTFSVARVGEVPAAEQVTIYFEVDDVDENYQRLRASIEFTQAPADMPWLWREARLRDPDGHRLCLFHGGAARRDPPWRLPPEDLP